The following are from one region of the Coffea eugenioides isolate CCC68of chromosome 2, Ceug_1.0, whole genome shotgun sequence genome:
- the LOC113763623 gene encoding GATA transcription factor 16-like: MDPNKKVEEEILPPQEMITRTVDEKCCVDCKTTKTPLWRSGPAGPKSLCNACGIRHRKKRAATGTSPATSTATVGLDKEEEKIKKEKHEETIAKKKRRANIRDGKCGKLSVGWRQRFRAFGQGVVLYQRQRSPVLRKRQSIHHRKLGEVEQAAVLLMALSCGSVFA, translated from the exons ATGGATCCAAACAAAAAG GTAGAGGAAGAAATCTTGCCTCCTCAAGAAATGATCACAAGAACTGTGGACGAGAAATGCTGTGTTGATTGCAAGACTACCAAGACACCGTTATGGAGAAGTGGCCCTGCTGGACCTAAG TCACTATGCAATGCTTGTGGAATCAGACATAGAAAGAAAAGGGCAGCCACTGGCACAAGTCCGGCCACATCCACAGCCACAGTGGGTTTGGACAAGGAGGAAGAGAAgatcaagaaagaaaaacatgAAGAAACTATAgcgaagaagaaaagaagggctaatATTAGAGATGGGAAATGTGGTAAGCTAAGCGTGGGATGGAGGCAGAGATTTAGGGCTTTTGGTCAAGGGGTTGTGTTGTATCAGAGGCAGAGGTCTCCAGTATTGAGGAAGAGGCAAAGTATCCATCATAGGAAGTTGGGAGAGGTTGAGCAGGCTGCTGTGCTTTTGATGGCTTTGTCTTGTGGTTCTGTTTTTGCTTGA
- the LOC113760256 gene encoding uncharacterized protein LOC113760256 has product MRSRNLESSSSSSLNSNARLCGCGLRPKMATYWRDDNPGRRFYGCSRWPRPDRCKYFEWHDEPICTRGRNIIPGLLRRVNRMEETIAKSRRREKILIVVIILLAMLLIISVTVKRTGHAMERKLVLSLE; this is encoded by the exons ATGAGATCTAGAAATCTTGAGTCGTCATCGTCATCGTCATTAAACAGCAACGCCCGGCTGTGTGGTTGTGGATTGCGGCCAAAAATGGCAACATATTGGCGGGATGATAATCCAGGGAGACGATTTTATGGTTGCTCAAGATGGCCA AGACCTGACAGGTGTAAATATTTTGAATGGCATGATGAACCAATTTGTACAAGAGGAAGGAATATTATACCGGGTTTGCTGAGAAGGGTGAATCGGATGGAAGAAACAATTGCAAAAAGCCGTAGAAGggaaaaaattttgattgtgGTCATCATACTGTTGGCTATGCTGCTGATTATATCTGTCACTGTAAAAAGGACTGGACATGCAATGGAGCGAAAATTAGTGCTAAGCTTGGAGTGA